One Streptomyces sp. SAI-135 DNA segment encodes these proteins:
- a CDS encoding phosphomannomutase/phosphoglucomutase has translation MNTRPGVDLSALVKAYDVRGLVPDQLDEELARLFGAAFVETTGADAVVTGHDMRPSSPALARAFAQGAAGQGADVTEIGLCSTDELYFASGVLHLPGAMFTASHNPARYNGIKMCRAGAAPIGQDTGLHAIRTLVERWASGERPPTPRRPTGSLTQRDMLKEYAAHLLNLVDVSAVRPLRVVVDAGNGMSGLTVPAVFHDVPVEIVPLYFELDGTFPHHEANPLDPANIVDLQRTVRETRADLGLAFDGDADRCFVVDERGEAVSPSAITALIAARLLADHPGSTVLHNLITSRAVPEVVRELGGTPVRTRVGHSFIKAEMARTQAVFGGEHSAHYYFRDFYNADTGMLAALHVVAALGGGPEPLSRLVARYQRYPASGEINTAVTDPASTLAAVRAHFAERTEATVDELDGLTVSTPDWWFNLRPSNTEPLLRLNVEATDTATLTRVRQEVLTLVAARFA, from the coding sequence ATGAACACCAGACCAGGCGTCGACCTGTCCGCCCTGGTGAAGGCCTACGACGTCCGCGGCCTCGTCCCGGACCAGCTCGACGAGGAGCTCGCCCGGCTGTTCGGCGCCGCCTTCGTCGAGACGACCGGCGCGGACGCCGTCGTGACCGGCCACGACATGCGGCCCAGCTCACCCGCGCTGGCCCGCGCCTTCGCGCAGGGCGCCGCCGGGCAGGGTGCCGACGTCACCGAGATCGGTCTGTGCTCGACGGACGAGCTGTACTTCGCCAGCGGCGTCCTGCACCTGCCGGGCGCGATGTTCACCGCCAGCCACAATCCGGCCCGCTACAACGGCATCAAGATGTGCCGGGCCGGCGCGGCACCGATCGGCCAGGACACCGGGCTGCACGCCATTCGTACCCTCGTCGAACGCTGGGCGTCCGGCGAACGTCCCCCCACCCCGCGCCGGCCCACGGGCTCACTCACCCAGCGCGACATGCTCAAGGAGTACGCGGCGCATCTGCTGAACCTGGTCGACGTCAGTGCCGTCCGGCCACTGCGCGTCGTGGTGGACGCCGGCAACGGCATGAGCGGACTCACCGTGCCGGCCGTCTTCCATGACGTGCCGGTGGAAATCGTCCCGCTGTACTTCGAGCTGGACGGAACCTTCCCGCACCACGAGGCCAACCCGCTCGACCCCGCCAACATCGTCGACCTGCAGCGCACCGTACGTGAGACGCGGGCCGACCTGGGCCTGGCCTTCGACGGTGACGCCGACCGCTGTTTCGTCGTCGACGAACGCGGCGAAGCGGTGAGCCCGTCCGCCATCACCGCGCTGATCGCCGCACGGCTGCTCGCCGACCACCCGGGAAGCACCGTCCTGCACAACCTGATCACTTCGCGGGCCGTGCCAGAGGTGGTCCGCGAACTCGGCGGCACCCCGGTGCGCACGCGGGTGGGCCACTCCTTCATCAAGGCCGAAATGGCCCGCACTCAGGCAGTGTTCGGCGGCGAGCACTCGGCGCACTACTACTTCCGCGACTTCTACAACGCGGACACCGGCATGCTCGCCGCACTCCATGTCGTCGCCGCCCTCGGTGGCGGGCCGGAGCCCCTGTCCCGGCTGGTCGCCCGCTACCAGCGCTACCCGGCATCAGGTGAGATCAACACCGCGGTCACGGACCCCGCCTCCACCCTGGCGGCCGTCCGCGCCCACTTCGCCGAACGCACCGAGGCCACCGTCGACGAACTCGACGGCCTGACCGTCTCCACCCCTGACTGGTGGTTCAACCTGCGCCCCTCCAACACCGAACCGCTGCTCCGGCTCAATGTGGAAGCGACGGACACGGCGACACTGACGCGCGTACGGCAGGAGGTGCTGACGCTTGTCGCCGCCCGGTTCGCCTGA
- a CDS encoding arsenate reductase ArsC yields MRSPATPRPSVLFVCVHNAGRSQMAAAFLTHLAGNSIEVRSAGSAPADTVNPAVVEAMKEVGIDISAQRPKILTAEAVQASDVVITMGCGGTCPVFPCKRYLDWQLDDPAGQGVEAVRPIRDAIEERVRTLLDDMDVPTSI; encoded by the coding sequence ATGAGGTCTCCCGCCACGCCGCGACCGTCGGTGCTGTTCGTCTGCGTCCACAACGCTGGCCGCTCCCAGATGGCCGCCGCCTTCCTCACCCACCTCGCAGGCAACAGCATCGAGGTCCGCTCCGCCGGTTCGGCTCCCGCAGACACCGTCAACCCGGCCGTCGTGGAAGCGATGAAGGAGGTCGGCATCGACATCTCCGCTCAACGCCCCAAGATCCTCACGGCGGAGGCCGTCCAGGCATCCGACGTCGTGATCACCATGGGGTGCGGTGGCACCTGCCCCGTCTTCCCCTGCAAGCGGTACCTCGACTGGCAGCTCGACGATCCGGCCGGACAGGGCGTGGAGGCCGTCCGCCCCATCCGTGACGCGATCGAGGAACGCGTGCGGACTCTGCTCGATGACATGGACGTCCCGACCAGCATCTGA
- a CDS encoding metalloregulator ArsR/SmtB family transcription factor encodes MSKQESAVVGQDASCCPGLSAAPLDEDQAVDLAKVFKALGDPVRLRLMSIIASRGESGEVCVCELTPAFDLSQPTISHHLKLLRQAGLIDCERRGTWVYYWVLPGVLDKLAAFLTTTRPAGAAA; translated from the coding sequence ATGTCAAAACAAGAGTCGGCGGTGGTCGGCCAGGACGCCTCCTGCTGCCCGGGCCTGTCCGCCGCGCCGCTGGACGAGGACCAGGCCGTCGACCTGGCGAAGGTCTTCAAAGCGCTGGGCGACCCGGTGCGGCTGCGCCTGATGTCGATAATCGCCTCGCGCGGTGAGAGCGGCGAGGTGTGCGTGTGCGAGCTGACCCCGGCCTTCGACCTGTCCCAGCCGACGATCTCCCACCACCTCAAACTGCTGCGCCAGGCCGGGCTGATCGACTGCGAGCGCCGCGGGACCTGGGTGTACTACTGGGTGCTGCCCGGCGTCCTGGACAAGCTCGCCGCGTTTCTGACCACCACGCGGCCCGCCGGGGCCGCGGCGTGA
- the arsM gene encoding arsenite methyltransferase yields MSEQTTADLRETVRQRYAAAAMKVTEGSAACCGPEPIEVDDSFGSTLYATDDRDALPAEAVAASLGCGNPTAVAELRKGERVLDLGSGGGIDVLLSARRVGPTGKAYGLDMTEEMLALALANTAKAGATNVEFLKGTIEAVPLPANTIDVVISNCVINLSTDKPAVFAETFRVLRPGGRIGVSDVVADDTLTPEQRAERGDYVGCIAGALSFAEYRTGLEAAGFTDIEITPTHPVADGMHSAIVRATKPVAAEAPIEMTASAGTCCGVDACCTSGETSADPDLTVTDAKTASGCGCQN; encoded by the coding sequence ATGAGCGAGCAGACCACCGCCGACCTGCGCGAAACCGTCCGCCAGCGGTACGCCGCCGCAGCCATGAAGGTCACCGAGGGCTCCGCCGCCTGCTGCGGACCCGAGCCCATTGAGGTCGACGACAGCTTCGGCTCCACCCTCTACGCCACCGACGACCGCGACGCGCTGCCCGCGGAGGCTGTCGCCGCTTCCCTTGGCTGCGGCAACCCCACCGCCGTCGCCGAACTCCGCAAAGGGGAGCGTGTCCTGGACCTCGGCTCCGGTGGTGGCATCGACGTCCTGCTCTCCGCCCGCCGCGTCGGGCCGACGGGCAAGGCCTACGGCCTGGACATGACCGAGGAGATGCTCGCCCTGGCCCTCGCCAACACGGCGAAGGCGGGCGCCACGAACGTCGAGTTCCTGAAGGGCACCATCGAGGCGGTCCCGTTGCCCGCGAACACCATCGACGTCGTCATCTCCAACTGTGTGATCAACCTGTCCACGGACAAGCCCGCGGTATTCGCCGAAACCTTCCGCGTCCTGAGGCCCGGCGGCCGGATCGGCGTCTCGGACGTCGTCGCCGACGACACCCTCACCCCCGAACAGCGCGCCGAACGCGGCGACTACGTCGGCTGCATCGCCGGCGCCCTCTCCTTCGCCGAATACCGCACCGGCCTCGAAGCCGCCGGGTTCACCGACATCGAGATCACCCCGACCCACCCGGTCGCCGACGGCATGCACTCCGCCATCGTCCGCGCCACCAAGCCGGTAGCCGCCGAAGCCCCGATCGAGATGACCGCGTCCGCCGGCACCTGCTGCGGCGTCGACGCCTGCTGCACTTCCGGCGAAACCTCCGCCGATCCCGACCTGACCGTCACCGACGCAAAGACCGCCTCGGGCTGCGGCTGCCAGAACTAA
- a CDS encoding heme-binding protein, with protein sequence MSNTVIPLTTADAETLTAAVRRAADEAGVPVSITVLDAGGHLLTFRRDERAVLISGETSTAKAYTALQLNAATAEVADLVKPEGPFHSLPTALNKPLLFIAGGVPVHRDGQLVGALGVGGGAPEQDHGFAQTALQAL encoded by the coding sequence ATGAGCAACACCGTGATCCCACTGACCACAGCCGACGCCGAGACCCTCACCGCCGCGGTACGCCGCGCCGCCGACGAGGCGGGAGTGCCCGTCAGCATCACCGTTCTCGACGCCGGAGGACACCTGCTGACCTTCCGCCGCGACGAGCGCGCCGTACTCATATCCGGCGAGACCAGCACCGCCAAGGCCTACACCGCCCTTCAGCTCAACGCGGCCACCGCCGAGGTCGCCGACCTGGTCAAGCCGGAGGGCCCCTTCCACTCGCTGCCCACCGCGCTGAACAAGCCCCTGCTGTTCATCGCGGGCGGAGTGCCCGTGCACCGCGACGGTCAGCTCGTCGGCGCCCTCGGGGTCGGCGGCGGTGCCCCCGAACAGGACCACGGCTTCGCCCAGACCGCGCTCCAGGCCCTGTGA
- a CDS encoding aldo/keto reductase: MTAIPNVTLNNGVVMPQLGFGVFQVPDEETTRAVASALEAGYRSIDTAAVYGNERGVGKALTASGLPREALFVTTKLWNDDQGKDKALAAFDASLEKLGLDHVDLYLIHWPTPARDLYVETYKVLEEILASGRTRAIGVSNFRVSDLRRLQESTGVTPAVNQIELHPALQQNELRAFHAEHGIATEAWSPLAQGAVLKDEPIVQIAGSHGVSPAQVVLRWHLQSGNVVIPKSVTPERIRQNLDVFGFELSDADMDAIAGLDRGLRTGPEPATLN, encoded by the coding sequence GTGACCGCCATCCCGAACGTGACACTCAACAACGGCGTCGTCATGCCCCAGCTCGGCTTCGGCGTCTTCCAGGTCCCCGACGAGGAGACCACCCGCGCCGTCGCCAGCGCCCTTGAGGCCGGATACCGCAGCATCGACACCGCCGCGGTCTACGGCAACGAGCGGGGCGTCGGCAAGGCGCTCACCGCCTCCGGCCTCCCTCGCGAGGCACTCTTCGTCACGACCAAGCTGTGGAACGACGACCAGGGCAAGGACAAGGCGCTGGCCGCGTTCGACGCCTCCCTGGAAAAACTCGGTCTCGACCACGTCGACCTCTACCTGATCCACTGGCCCACCCCGGCCCGTGATCTGTACGTGGAGACCTACAAGGTGCTGGAGGAGATCCTGGCGAGCGGGCGCACCCGGGCCATCGGCGTCTCGAACTTTCGCGTCTCCGACCTGCGGCGGCTCCAGGAGAGCACCGGAGTCACCCCGGCCGTCAACCAGATCGAGCTGCACCCCGCCCTCCAGCAGAACGAGCTGCGCGCCTTCCACGCCGAGCACGGCATCGCCACCGAGGCATGGAGTCCACTGGCCCAGGGCGCGGTCCTCAAGGACGAGCCGATCGTGCAGATCGCCGGATCGCACGGTGTCTCCCCGGCACAGGTGGTGCTGCGCTGGCACCTGCAGAGCGGCAATGTCGTGATCCCGAAGTCCGTCACTCCCGAGCGGATCCGGCAGAACCTCGACGTCTTCGGCTTCGAGCTGAGCGACGCCGACATGGACGCCATCGCAGGACTGGACCGCGGGCTGCGCACCGGCCCCGAACCCGCCACCCTGAACTGA
- a CDS encoding SDR family oxidoreductase, with product MHIDLSGRTALVTGSTQGIGYAIAVGLSRAGARVAVNGRSAERVTAAVDKVRADSGSDDVIAAVGDLATEEGAAAVLEAVPSVDILVNNLGIFGSAAPLEIDDAEWRRYFEVNVLSAIRLIRAYLPAMTAQGWGRILNLASDSAVVIPAEMIHYGMTKTSLLAVSRGFAKEAAGTGVTVNSVIAGPTHTGGVEDFVRELIGDESPWDEAQREFMIKYRPQSLIQRLIEPEEIAHMVVYLASSYASATTGGALRVDGGYVDSILP from the coding sequence GTGCACATCGACCTTTCCGGCCGCACCGCCCTGGTCACCGGCTCCACCCAGGGCATCGGATACGCCATCGCCGTCGGCCTCAGCCGCGCCGGAGCACGGGTCGCCGTCAACGGCCGCAGCGCCGAGCGCGTCACAGCCGCGGTGGACAAGGTACGGGCCGACTCCGGAAGCGACGACGTGATCGCTGCCGTGGGCGACCTGGCGACCGAAGAAGGCGCCGCAGCCGTGCTGGAGGCCGTCCCCTCGGTCGACATCCTGGTCAACAACCTCGGCATCTTCGGCTCCGCCGCGCCGCTGGAGATCGATGACGCCGAGTGGCGCCGCTACTTCGAGGTGAACGTCCTCTCCGCCATCCGGCTCATCCGCGCCTACCTGCCCGCCATGACGGCACAGGGCTGGGGCCGCATCCTCAATCTCGCCAGCGACTCGGCCGTGGTCATCCCCGCCGAGATGATCCATTACGGCATGACCAAGACCTCGCTGCTCGCCGTCAGCCGCGGCTTCGCCAAGGAGGCCGCCGGCACAGGTGTGACCGTCAACTCCGTCATCGCCGGCCCGACGCACACGGGTGGCGTCGAAGACTTCGTCCGTGAGTTGATCGGTGACGAGTCGCCCTGGGACGAGGCACAGCGCGAGTTCATGATCAAGTACCGCCCGCAGTCCCTGATCCAGCGCCTCATCGAGCCGGAGGAGATCGCCCACATGGTCGTCTACCTCGCCTCGTCCTACGCGTCAGCGACCACCGGCGGCGCCCTGCGCGTCGACGGCGGCTACGTCGACTCGATCCTGCCCTGA
- a CDS encoding FAD-dependent oxidoreductase, with amino-acid sequence MAEFEAGTGTSRRAFLRRVGVTGGAGAMFATMGALGLAPTAAYAAEKEAPFRAPRHSDFTLQGRKGRPARVVVIGGGIAGLTSAYELGKAGYDCTVLEARDRVGGRNLTVRGGDRLTDINGVTQTAGFSKGQYMNAGPARIAQWMVTLDYCRELGVPVEVFTNTNASALIYNETTGMKAPVQYRTAKADVYGYISELLSKAANSGALDAELTADDKERLLTFLKSYGSLGSDYTYTGTEHRGFSVDPGAAGSPGEELGDVPSLSEVFASNVGRTFSFEFGYDQAMLMFQPVGGMDRIPMAFARAIGEERIRTGAVVTDIKNTSNGVQITYTQKGRTRTITADYCIATLAPHILAKTSHNLGTAVQTALKAVKPSYASKIGLEYKSRWWERDLRIFGGITETDLDLDHIWYPSYGHLGERGLIIGYYNTGAHSEVYSALTPAQRLERALDQGVKIHGRKYRSELTASYSHQWKLVPYLEGAWHSMPGGPDSPAYAPLNTAQGHVYFAGDYLSYLDAWQHGAISSARKVVTELHQRVLTS; translated from the coding sequence ATGGCAGAGTTCGAGGCCGGAACGGGAACGAGCCGACGCGCGTTCCTTCGCAGAGTGGGTGTGACCGGTGGGGCCGGTGCCATGTTCGCCACGATGGGGGCGCTCGGCCTCGCCCCCACCGCCGCCTACGCAGCGGAGAAGGAAGCGCCGTTCCGCGCCCCCAGGCACAGCGATTTCACACTGCAGGGTCGCAAGGGCAGGCCCGCCAGGGTCGTCGTCATCGGCGGCGGTATCGCCGGCCTCACCTCTGCCTACGAACTCGGCAAGGCCGGCTATGACTGTACGGTCCTCGAAGCACGCGATCGCGTAGGAGGCCGCAACCTCACCGTCCGCGGCGGCGACCGGCTCACCGACATCAACGGTGTCACCCAGACCGCAGGGTTCAGCAAGGGCCAGTACATGAACGCCGGCCCCGCACGCATCGCCCAATGGATGGTCACGCTCGACTACTGCCGCGAACTCGGCGTTCCCGTCGAGGTTTTCACGAACACCAATGCCAGCGCGCTCATCTACAACGAGACCACCGGCATGAAGGCGCCGGTTCAGTACCGCACCGCCAAGGCCGACGTCTACGGCTACATCTCCGAGTTGCTGTCCAAGGCCGCGAACTCCGGTGCGCTGGACGCCGAACTGACGGCGGACGACAAGGAGCGGCTGCTGACGTTCCTCAAGAGCTACGGCTCGCTCGGTTCCGACTACACGTATACGGGGACCGAACACCGGGGCTTCAGCGTCGACCCGGGTGCCGCCGGCAGCCCCGGCGAGGAACTCGGCGACGTGCCCTCCCTCTCCGAGGTGTTCGCCTCCAACGTAGGCCGCACCTTCTCCTTCGAGTTCGGCTACGACCAGGCGATGCTGATGTTCCAGCCCGTCGGCGGCATGGACCGCATACCGATGGCGTTCGCCCGCGCCATAGGCGAGGAGAGGATCCGCACCGGCGCAGTCGTCACCGACATCAAGAACACCTCCAACGGCGTGCAGATCACCTACACCCAGAAGGGCCGCACCCGCACCATCACGGCCGACTACTGCATCGCCACCCTTGCCCCGCACATCCTGGCCAAGACCTCGCACAACCTCGGCACGGCGGTGCAGACCGCCCTCAAGGCGGTGAAGCCCTCCTACGCCTCCAAGATCGGCCTCGAGTACAAGAGCCGCTGGTGGGAGAGGGATCTCAGGATCTTCGGCGGCATCACCGAGACCGACCTGGACCTCGATCACATCTGGTACCCGTCCTACGGACACCTGGGCGAACGCGGCCTGATCATCGGCTACTACAACACGGGCGCCCACTCCGAGGTCTACTCGGCGCTCACCCCGGCCCAGCGCCTGGAACGCGCCCTCGACCAGGGCGTCAAGATCCACGGCCGCAAGTACCGCAGCGAACTCACCGCGTCGTACTCCCACCAGTGGAAGCTCGTCCCCTACCTCGAAGGCGCATGGCACTCCATGCCCGGCGGCCCCGACTCACCGGCGTACGCACCGCTCAACACGGCCCAGGGGCACGTGTACTTCGCCGGTGACTACCTCAGCTACCTGGATGCCTGGCAGCATGGCGCGATCTCCTCCGCCCGCAAGGTCGTCACCGAGTTGCACCAGCGCGTGCTCACCTCATGA
- a CDS encoding DinB family protein: MIDEFAKDNLLGRLRRDRTALLWKLDGLSEYDARRPLTATGTNLLGLVKHVASVEARYFGEVFGRPSPEPLPRWQDHDGSDLWATENETREQIIGFYRRTWEHSDATIDELPLDAPGHVPWWPEPRPNTNLFDVMVHVLGETIRHAGHADILREGLDGRTGMRPEHEQRIDEEARAAHCAKIEQAARVAASIKA; this comes from the coding sequence ATGATCGATGAATTCGCGAAGGACAACCTGCTCGGGAGACTGCGGCGGGACCGCACGGCGCTGCTCTGGAAGCTCGACGGCCTGTCCGAGTACGACGCCCGCCGCCCTCTCACAGCGACCGGGACCAACCTCCTCGGCCTGGTCAAACACGTGGCCAGCGTCGAGGCCCGCTATTTCGGCGAGGTCTTCGGCCGACCGTCCCCGGAACCGCTGCCCCGATGGCAGGACCACGACGGCAGCGACCTGTGGGCGACCGAGAACGAGACCCGCGAGCAGATCATCGGGTTCTACCGGCGCACGTGGGAACACTCGGACGCGACGATCGACGAACTTCCCCTCGACGCACCCGGCCACGTGCCGTGGTGGCCGGAACCCCGTCCCAACACGAACCTGTTCGACGTCATGGTCCATGTCCTCGGCGAGACCATCCGGCATGCCGGACACGCCGACATCCTGCGTGAGGGTCTCGACGGCCGGACCGGGATGCGCCCCGAACACGAGCAGCGGATCGACGAGGAAGCGCGTGCGGCGCACTGCGCGAAGATCGAGCAGGCCGCCAGGGTGGCCGCATCAATCAAGGCTTGA
- a CDS encoding MFS transporter has protein sequence MTRAAEPAQGNHRATYREVLAEPRFRLLFSTRAVAITADALRITTFSVLVFSTTGSPLLSAVAFGIGFIPQLFGTMLLGSLADRLPPRALITGGYALTCAAALLTAFVRMPIAASLGVVALVSLATPVFQGASSRLVAQSLEGDAYVLGRSLNNIAGAGAQLFGLALGGGVVAALGPRRALAVSAVLYLGCALAVRIRLPRLHPGGGAPGSAGGDSGAVRASLHGAGVLLRGRTVRRLMLAQWLPVAFVAGAEGLMVAYAGERHFAPGWYAVLMGCLPVGMLVGDLLVGRLLRPRARERLVVPLVALAGLPLIGFAAEPGVGVSSGLLLLSGLGYAYGLGLQRPFLDALPQDGQGQAFGLLGSGSMTLQGVGPVCLGSVAAGMGTGGAIALAGGAVALTTGWILTWHPSPSPVPVPNDSAGSENSMEQHACSPPAR, from the coding sequence ATGACCCGAGCCGCCGAGCCCGCGCAGGGCAACCACCGTGCCACCTACAGGGAGGTGCTGGCCGAGCCGCGATTCCGGCTGCTCTTCTCAACCCGCGCCGTCGCGATCACTGCGGACGCGCTGCGGATCACCACCTTCTCGGTTCTGGTCTTCTCGACCACCGGCTCCCCGCTGCTGAGCGCAGTGGCCTTCGGCATCGGCTTCATCCCGCAGCTGTTCGGCACGATGTTGCTGGGTTCACTGGCCGACCGACTGCCGCCTCGCGCGCTCATTACCGGTGGCTACGCCTTGACGTGCGCCGCCGCCCTGCTGACCGCCTTCGTGCGGATGCCGATCGCGGCAAGCCTCGGTGTCGTGGCGCTGGTCTCCCTCGCCACACCGGTGTTTCAGGGCGCGTCGAGTCGGCTGGTCGCGCAGTCGCTGGAAGGCGACGCCTATGTACTGGGCCGCTCACTGAACAACATCGCCGGCGCCGGCGCGCAATTGTTCGGCCTGGCGCTGGGAGGCGGGGTCGTCGCGGCACTCGGCCCACGCCGGGCGCTCGCGGTCAGCGCCGTCCTTTACCTCGGCTGCGCGCTTGCCGTCCGCATCCGGCTACCCCGGCTGCACCCGGGCGGCGGCGCACCCGGCAGCGCCGGGGGCGACAGCGGGGCCGTCCGTGCAAGCCTGCACGGTGCAGGCGTGCTGCTGCGCGGACGCACAGTGCGACGACTGATGCTGGCCCAGTGGCTGCCCGTCGCGTTCGTAGCGGGCGCGGAAGGCCTCATGGTCGCCTACGCGGGAGAACGCCACTTCGCGCCCGGCTGGTACGCGGTGCTGATGGGCTGTCTGCCGGTTGGCATGCTGGTCGGTGACCTGCTGGTGGGTCGACTGCTACGGCCACGCGCCCGAGAGCGACTGGTAGTCCCGCTGGTTGCGCTGGCGGGGTTGCCGCTGATCGGCTTTGCTGCCGAGCCCGGAGTGGGCGTCTCGTCCGGTCTGCTGCTGCTCAGCGGCCTCGGATACGCCTACGGTCTCGGCCTGCAACGCCCGTTCCTGGACGCCCTGCCGCAGGATGGCCAAGGCCAGGCCTTCGGCTTGCTCGGCTCCGGCAGCATGACGCTACAGGGCGTCGGGCCGGTTTGCCTGGGCTCAGTGGCCGCAGGCATGGGAACAGGCGGCGCAATCGCCCTGGCAGGCGGCGCGGTGGCGCTCACCACCGGCTGGATTCTCACCTGGCATCCGTCCCCCTCCCCGGTCCCCGTCCCGAACGACTCGGCGGGATCAGAGAACAGCATGGAACAGCATGCGTGCAGTCCTCCTGCGCGGTAA
- a CDS encoding winged helix-turn-helix domain-containing protein: protein MLRFKVSVEDLLRSRFALSPALDLCLLLRSLAGHDRPLPRAWASRLRPAFERLRRETELDAALALQAPRGGPNFVAPPPRGLNQTWADDLAMIRATPLEAARREFAATATGPSAREPRVRAVLESPDAVARIAEAMDQAWHELLAADWPQLRAICERDVVHRVGVIGEHGWATAIESLHPSIAWHAGGIEIGHFPQVGTVHLAGDGLLLIPSVFVGNIAAHLEDPWPRTLVYRARGTAALWDEQETVPQPDALTTLVGRSRARLLLALDAPASTSQLARSLAMAPGAVGDHLAILRGAGLLVRARSGRSVLYRRTPLGEALVAGSG, encoded by the coding sequence GTGCTGCGTTTCAAAGTCTCCGTCGAGGACCTGCTGCGCAGCCGCTTCGCACTGTCGCCCGCGCTGGACCTCTGCTTGCTGCTGCGCTCACTCGCCGGTCACGACCGGCCGCTGCCGCGAGCCTGGGCCTCCCGGCTCAGGCCGGCCTTTGAACGGCTTCGCCGCGAGACCGAACTGGACGCCGCCCTCGCCCTGCAGGCCCCGCGGGGCGGACCGAACTTCGTCGCCCCTCCCCCGCGCGGCCTCAACCAGACCTGGGCAGACGACCTGGCCATGATCCGGGCCACACCACTTGAAGCGGCCCGCCGCGAGTTCGCCGCCACCGCGACCGGCCCTTCGGCCCGTGAACCCCGCGTACGCGCAGTACTGGAGTCACCGGACGCCGTCGCCAGGATTGCCGAGGCGATGGACCAGGCATGGCACGAGCTGCTCGCCGCGGACTGGCCGCAACTGCGCGCGATCTGTGAGCGCGATGTCGTGCACCGGGTGGGTGTGATCGGCGAACACGGCTGGGCCACGGCGATCGAGAGCCTGCACCCGAGCATCGCCTGGCACGCCGGCGGTATCGAGATCGGCCACTTTCCCCAAGTGGGAACGGTTCACCTCGCCGGCGACGGGCTCCTGCTGATCCCTTCGGTCTTCGTCGGGAACATCGCCGCCCACCTGGAAGATCCCTGGCCCAGAACCTTGGTCTATCGCGCCCGCGGCACCGCCGCCCTGTGGGACGAACAGGAGACCGTCCCCCAACCGGACGCGCTGACCACTCTGGTCGGCCGGTCACGAGCGCGACTGCTGTTGGCGCTGGATGCCCCGGCCAGTACCAGTCAACTCGCCCGAAGCCTCGCCATGGCACCCGGCGCGGTAGGAGACCACCTCGCCATCCTGCGAGGCGCGGGGCTACTCGTCCGCGCCCGGTCCGGACGGTCGGTGCTCTACCGGCGCACCCCGCTCGGCGAGGCACTGGTCGCCGGTTCGGGCTGA
- a CDS encoding nuclear transport factor 2 family protein: MITELQQTVAHYAHALDELNVRELESVLTEDTVWTFTMPGQGLLGPVAGRAAVLDFIRDGHTAQMGRVRHHLGNVVATATDADTAQVRACLLQTRNTGESIQMISTGVYTFSLRRSDGRWRIAELALTLDNSL, from the coding sequence GTGATCACCGAACTCCAGCAGACGGTGGCGCACTACGCCCACGCCCTGGACGAGCTGAACGTGCGCGAGCTGGAATCGGTCCTGACCGAAGACACCGTCTGGACCTTCACGATGCCCGGACAGGGGTTGCTCGGCCCGGTCGCCGGACGCGCGGCGGTGCTCGACTTCATCCGTGACGGGCACACGGCCCAGATGGGAAGGGTGCGGCACCACCTCGGCAACGTCGTGGCCACGGCGACGGACGCCGACACCGCCCAGGTGCGGGCCTGTCTGCTGCAGACGAGGAACACCGGCGAGAGCATCCAGATGATCTCGACCGGCGTCTACACCTTCAGCCTGCGACGCTCCGACGGCAGGTGGCGTATCGCCGAACTCGCCCTGACCCTGGACAACTCCTTGTAG